The stretch of DNA CTGGTCGGAGAAACCCAGATTAAAGGCGATCAGTGACAGCCCAGCGCTTCGGGTCGCAATTTCATAGACCGAGCGACGGAACCGCTGCATAGCTAAGAAGCGCTTTGGCGGAAAGCCAGTTGATGTTCTCATTTGCCTGTGAAGCGTCCGCACCGATCCACCTACGTGACTTGCAAGGTTGGCCACGCGGTCGTGTGACGTCTCAAAATAGTCGCTGCTGATGATTGGTTCGTGCTGCGTGTGTTGCGAGAACGCGAACAAGAGTTGGTCTAAAGGATCAAGGATGTCGAGACACGATGGACTCGCACCTACGACGCGCGCCAAGGAATTCTGGCAAGCCTCGATCATAGGATCCTCGGTGTGCAACGGACCCGCCCACGTCGGCTTGAACTTGATGCCGATAATCCAGCCGAAGAATGCCCTGCTTTTCTTCCGATGACCAAAGCTTGGTTCGTTCACGACAACTTTGCCGCTATATCCGGAGCCTGGGACAGATTCTCGAAAGCCGAAGGCGACTTCCCTTAGCGGCGAGGCAAACGCCACGCGGTTTGCAGTCAGCCGTCCACGATCTTTCAGGACGTAGATCGAATCCACAAAGTTGCTGTGGTCCTCCAGCGGCGCAAACTCGGCATAAAAGGATGGTTGCGCGAACAGGTGTTCGACATCTTCTGCTATCTGAACGGGCCGGTTCGCCAATGTTCGATCCCTTGCAGGTATTAGCGCTTTGCAGGTCAGCAAGCCGCCATCTTATCGCCGGCTACTAACCCGGAGACCAGCGCCACTGGTCGGCTTATGGCACTTTCGGACCCACGCGATCTCCGATTTAAGTCGTTCAAGCGGACGTCCGCCGGCCACTCCGAATTTATGGGTTCATGCCCTTGGCTCCAAGGCTCGCGCGACCGGCGAAGTGAAGCATTCCCGCATATCGCGGCGGGCGTTCGCGCGCCCCGGTGGCTTTGCTCACCTTACGGACTGCGAACTGATTTGCTTTGTGCGCAAGCGCAATTTCATGCAGCGACTGCGACAAACTGGCACGACGGGCAAATCACCCAGAACCTGTCCAGTCCCTCGCGCAAAAATATTCCGCTTTCGTTCTCGGGCAAATCATCGGCATAACTCCGCCCGTCTCACCCAATTGAGGGACGCTCGCGATCGTCACGAACGTGCGGTGAGATGCGATGGACGTGAATGGCGCGAGACGTACGCG from Bradyrhizobium sp. AZCC 1693 encodes:
- a CDS encoding helix-turn-helix domain-containing protein codes for the protein MANRPVQIAEDVEHLFAQPSFYAEFAPLEDHSNFVDSIYVLKDRGRLTANRVAFASPLREVAFGFRESVPGSGYSGKVVVNEPSFGHRKKSRAFFGWIIGIKFKPTWAGPLHTEDPMIEACQNSLARVVGASPSCLDILDPLDQLLFAFSQHTQHEPIISSDYFETSHDRVANLASHVGGSVRTLHRQMRTSTGFPPKRFLAMQRFRRSVYEIATRSAGLSLIAFNLGFSDQAHLTREFRRHAGVTPGAFKQTWRGRHARAVRFLQDTGQSTRLRMAVWPLETTAKSG